A section of the Verrucomicrobium sp. GAS474 genome encodes:
- a CDS encoding peptidylprolyl isomerase: MMRFLSERVKSAIFAAGLGCCFIFTGIGAALVSSAHAETKPLDLENTLYLDLKDGRVVIAMYPDLAPKHVARIKELVRKGFYDGIVFHRVIESFMAQTGDPTGTGSGGSGTRIPAEFSSKPFIRGAVGMARSASPDSADSQWFICFKPSFFLDSQYTLWGQVVQGMEFVDNITRGEPPANPDKIVRLRVAADVKNETAPVSAAPAPTMAPVPAPAPSPIK; the protein is encoded by the coding sequence ATGATGCGTTTCCTTTCGGAGCGGGTGAAGTCGGCGATTTTCGCCGCGGGTCTCGGTTGCTGTTTCATCTTCACCGGCATCGGGGCGGCCCTCGTCTCCTCGGCCCACGCCGAGACGAAGCCCCTCGATCTGGAGAACACCCTTTACCTCGACCTGAAGGACGGACGGGTCGTCATCGCGATGTATCCCGACCTCGCCCCGAAGCACGTCGCCCGGATCAAGGAACTGGTGCGGAAAGGCTTCTACGACGGCATCGTCTTCCACCGCGTGATCGAGAGCTTCATGGCCCAGACCGGCGACCCGACCGGCACCGGCAGCGGCGGGAGCGGCACCCGGATCCCGGCCGAGTTCTCCAGCAAGCCCTTCATTCGCGGCGCCGTCGGCATGGCCCGCTCGGCGAGCCCCGACAGCGCCGACAGCCAGTGGTTCATCTGCTTCAAGCCCTCCTTCTTCCTCGACAGCCAGTACACCCTCTGGGGCCAGGTCGTCCAGGGGATGGAATTCGTCGACAACATCACCCGTGGCGAGCCCCCTGCCAACCCGGACAAGATCGTCCGCCTCCGCGTCGCCGCCGACGTGAAGAACGAGACGGCTCCGGTGAGCGCCGCCCCCGCTCCGACGATGGCCCCGGTGCCCGCGCCCGCGCCGTCGCCGATTAAATAA
- the frr gene encoding ribosome recycling factor — MALDDVLLEGEEKMIKALEFLKTEFGGVRTGKASPDLVNNLTVVAYDSHMKLKEVAAVTTPDPRMVMIQPWDAGTVDAIRKAIEESKLGISPIIDGKIIRLPIPALSEERRNDLVKTIRKMAEEGRVALRAVRRIAIDEAKKLQKDGDITEDDLKDAEKEVQKLTDQYNGEIDKALESKEAELMKV, encoded by the coding sequence ATGGCTCTCGATGACGTGCTTTTGGAAGGTGAAGAGAAGATGATCAAGGCGCTCGAATTCCTGAAGACGGAATTCGGCGGCGTCCGCACCGGCAAGGCTTCGCCCGACCTGGTGAACAACCTCACCGTCGTCGCCTACGATTCCCACATGAAGCTGAAGGAAGTCGCCGCCGTGACGACCCCCGATCCCCGCATGGTCATGATCCAGCCGTGGGACGCCGGGACCGTCGACGCCATCCGCAAGGCGATCGAGGAATCGAAGCTCGGCATCTCCCCCATCATCGACGGCAAGATCATCCGCCTCCCGATCCCCGCCCTCTCCGAGGAGCGCCGCAACGACCTCGTGAAGACCATCCGCAAGATGGCCGAGGAAGGCCGCGTCGCCCTCCGCGCCGTCCGCCGCATCGCCATCGACGAGGCGAAGAAGCTTCAGAAAGACGGCGACATCACCGAGGACGACCTGAAGGACGCCGAAAAGGAAGTCCAGAAGCTGACCGACCAGTATAACGGCGAAATCGACAAGGCTCTTGAAAGCAAGGAAGCCGAGTTGATGAAGGTGTAG
- the carB gene encoding carbamoyl-phosphate synthase large subunit, whose product MPKRTDIKSILLIGSGPIIIGQACEFDYSGVQACKALREEGYRVILVNSNPATIMTDPEFADRTYIEPITPEIVEKIIERERPDCLLPTLGGQTALNTAMSLFHSGVLEKYNVEMIGANADAIRKGEDRQLFKDAMLKIGLDVPLSGTAHNMEEARKIATEKIGRYPLIIRPAFTMGGTGGGIAYNKEEFEAIAANGIALSPVSEILIEESLLGWKEYEMEVMRDRADNCVIICSIENFDPMGVHTGDSITVAPAQTLTDKEYQIMRDASFAVIREIGVETGGSNIQFSVDPVTGRMIVIEMNPRVSRSSALASKATGFPIAKIAAKLAVGYTLDEIRNDITRETPACFEPTIDYVVTKIPRFAFEKFVGTDVTLTTAMKSVGEAMAIGRTFRESFQKALRSLEIGAWGFGGGKLGCTTIPPVDEIQAKLATPNAERVLYLRYAFLAGWSVEKIHAVTKIDPWFLEHLQAIVDEEKALAADQSDAALTSAKENGFSDRQIAAIWGKTEAEIRARRKSIGLVAAYRLVDTCAAEFEAYTPYFYSSYDRLDDEARVGKDDKKKIMILGGGPNRIGQGIEFDYCCVHAAFSLKDLGFETLMVNSNPETVSTDYDTSDKLFFEPLTLEDVLSIYEREKVWGVIVQFGGQTPLNLAAGLQANGVNIIGTSVESIDRAEDRKLFSEMLTKLGLLQTPSAIASNEEEAIAGATKVGYPVLVRPSFVLGGRAMQIVYSDEELRYYMRNAVAASPEKPVLIDRFLNDATEVDVDCIADGTDAVIGAIMEHIEQAGVHSGDSACMIPSRNLSEGVLAEIRRATISMAKELNVRGLMNVQFAVKDEKVYVLEVNPRASRTVPFVSKAIGVPLAKLAAQIMAGKTLKELGFLKEVIPSHYSVKEAVLPFNRFPGVDILLGPEMKSTGEVMGIDADYALAYAKTQMAASSTLPKKGNVFVSVRDADKPAAVEVARSLVKSGFTVYTTGGTGDALANAGVTCTRLHKVSEGRPNVLDMLKNGEIALVINTPAGKVARVDEVRIRTTSLNARVPVITTLAAAQAAALAIETLQVKPLTVKSIQEYHGIPDRK is encoded by the coding sequence ATGCCCAAACGCACCGATATCAAGTCGATCCTCCTGATCGGCTCCGGCCCCATCATCATCGGCCAAGCCTGTGAATTCGACTATTCCGGCGTCCAGGCCTGCAAGGCCCTGCGTGAGGAAGGCTATCGCGTCATCCTGGTGAACAGCAACCCGGCGACGATCATGACCGATCCCGAGTTCGCCGACCGGACCTACATCGAGCCGATCACCCCCGAGATCGTCGAGAAGATCATCGAGCGCGAGCGCCCCGACTGCCTCCTCCCCACGCTCGGCGGCCAGACGGCGCTGAACACGGCGATGTCCCTCTTCCACTCCGGCGTCCTCGAAAAATACAACGTCGAGATGATCGGCGCGAACGCCGACGCGATCCGCAAGGGCGAGGACCGGCAGCTCTTCAAGGACGCGATGCTGAAGATCGGCCTCGACGTCCCCCTCTCCGGCACGGCGCACAACATGGAGGAGGCCCGCAAGATCGCGACGGAGAAGATCGGCCGCTATCCCCTCATCATCCGCCCCGCCTTCACCATGGGCGGCACGGGCGGCGGCATCGCCTACAACAAGGAGGAGTTCGAGGCCATCGCCGCGAACGGCATCGCCCTCTCCCCCGTCTCCGAGATCCTGATCGAGGAATCGCTCCTCGGCTGGAAGGAATACGAGATGGAAGTCATGCGCGACCGCGCCGACAACTGCGTCATCATCTGTTCCATCGAGAACTTCGACCCGATGGGGGTCCACACCGGGGACAGCATCACCGTCGCCCCCGCGCAGACCCTCACCGACAAGGAATACCAGATCATGCGGGACGCCTCGTTCGCCGTGATCCGGGAGATCGGCGTCGAGACCGGCGGCTCGAACATCCAGTTCAGCGTCGATCCCGTCACGGGCCGGATGATCGTCATCGAGATGAATCCCCGCGTCTCCCGCTCCTCGGCCCTCGCGTCGAAGGCGACCGGCTTCCCCATCGCCAAGATCGCGGCGAAGCTCGCCGTCGGCTACACCCTCGACGAGATCCGCAACGACATCACCCGCGAGACCCCCGCCTGCTTCGAGCCGACGATCGATTACGTCGTCACGAAGATCCCCCGCTTCGCCTTCGAGAAATTCGTCGGCACCGACGTCACCCTCACCACGGCGATGAAGAGCGTCGGCGAGGCGATGGCCATCGGCCGCACCTTCCGCGAATCGTTCCAGAAGGCCCTCCGCTCCCTCGAAATCGGCGCATGGGGCTTCGGCGGCGGCAAGCTCGGCTGCACCACGATTCCCCCCGTCGACGAGATCCAGGCGAAGCTCGCCACGCCGAACGCCGAGCGCGTCCTCTATCTCCGCTACGCCTTCCTGGCGGGCTGGAGCGTCGAGAAGATCCACGCCGTCACGAAGATCGATCCCTGGTTCCTCGAACACCTCCAGGCCATCGTCGACGAGGAGAAGGCCCTCGCCGCCGACCAGAGCGACGCCGCGCTGACCAGCGCGAAGGAGAACGGCTTCTCCGACCGCCAGATCGCCGCGATCTGGGGCAAGACCGAGGCCGAGATCCGCGCCCGCCGGAAGAGCATCGGCCTCGTCGCCGCCTACCGCCTCGTCGACACCTGCGCCGCCGAGTTCGAGGCCTACACCCCCTACTTCTACTCCAGCTACGACCGCCTCGACGACGAGGCCCGCGTCGGCAAGGACGACAAGAAAAAGATCATGATCCTCGGCGGCGGGCCGAACCGCATCGGCCAGGGCATCGAGTTCGACTACTGCTGCGTCCACGCCGCCTTCTCGCTGAAGGACCTCGGCTTCGAGACCCTCATGGTCAACTCGAACCCCGAGACCGTCTCGACCGACTACGACACCTCCGACAAGCTCTTCTTCGAGCCCCTCACGCTCGAGGACGTCCTCAGCATCTACGAGCGCGAGAAGGTCTGGGGCGTCATCGTCCAGTTCGGCGGCCAGACGCCGCTGAACCTCGCCGCCGGGCTCCAGGCCAACGGCGTCAACATCATCGGCACCTCGGTCGAGTCGATCGACCGCGCCGAGGACCGGAAGCTCTTCTCCGAGATGCTCACCAAGCTCGGCCTCCTCCAGACGCCGAGCGCCATCGCCTCGAACGAGGAGGAGGCGATCGCGGGCGCCACGAAGGTCGGCTACCCCGTCCTCGTCCGTCCCTCCTTCGTCCTCGGCGGCCGCGCCATGCAGATCGTCTACAGCGACGAGGAGCTGCGCTACTACATGCGCAACGCCGTCGCCGCCTCTCCCGAGAAGCCGGTCCTCATCGACCGCTTCCTCAACGACGCCACCGAGGTCGACGTCGATTGCATCGCCGACGGCACCGACGCCGTCATCGGCGCGATCATGGAGCACATCGAGCAGGCGGGCGTCCACTCCGGCGACAGCGCCTGCATGATCCCCTCGCGGAACCTCTCCGAGGGAGTCCTCGCCGAGATCCGCCGGGCCACCATCTCGATGGCGAAGGAGCTCAATGTCCGCGGCCTGATGAACGTCCAGTTCGCCGTGAAGGACGAGAAGGTCTACGTCCTCGAGGTCAATCCCCGCGCCAGCCGCACCGTCCCCTTCGTCAGCAAGGCGATCGGCGTCCCGCTGGCGAAGCTCGCCGCGCAGATCATGGCCGGGAAGACGCTGAAGGAACTCGGCTTCCTCAAGGAAGTCATCCCCTCGCACTACTCGGTGAAGGAAGCCGTCCTTCCCTTCAACCGCTTCCCCGGCGTCGACATCCTCCTCGGGCCCGAGATGAAATCGACCGGCGAAGTCATGGGCATCGACGCCGACTACGCCCTCGCCTATGCCAAGACCCAGATGGCCGCCTCCTCGACCCTGCCGAAGAAGGGCAACGTCTTCGTCAGCGTCCGCGACGCCGACAAGCCCGCCGCCGTCGAGGTCGCCCGGAGCCTCGTGAAATCGGGCTTCACCGTCTACACCACCGGCGGCACCGGCGACGCCCTGGCGAACGCGGGCGTCACCTGCACCCGCCTCCATAAAGTCTCCGAAGGCCGCCCCAACGTCCTCGACATGCTGAAGAACGGCGAGATCGCCCTCGTCATCAACACCCCGGCGGGGAAGGTGGCGCGGGTCGACGAAGTCCGCATCCGCACGACGTCACTTAACGCCCGGGTCCCCGTCATCACGACGCTTGCCGCCGCGCAGGCTGCGGCGTTGGCGATTGAGACGCTGCAGGTGAAGCCGCTGACGGTGAAGTCCATCCAAGAGTATCACGGGATTCCTGATAGAAAGTAG
- a CDS encoding methyltransferase produces MVFNRRMIAIALAYALEQTAAPRGRTLWLYGEPLPDYAPADVYHPRKNFAEALQKKGHRVVSDVAEIGRDYDAVFVTCPQQHEEVEGLLALALDRSRGFVMAVAPNDAGGTRLRGMLEAFGVPVESVGKSHCRVAWTGAAPEADRQKVEAAQLHLALRPLVLGGREWWTVPGIFGWDQLDPGSRLLMDHLPDDISGRVADFGCGFGYLSARLARDHQGIRQIDAFDIDQRAVTCCARNNGEKVNAVWDDLRSRKVEAIYNTVVMNPPFHSGKGTDLGLGQLFIQKAWESLRPRGRLFLVANQHLAYEKVVPGLTLVKLGGAYKILTTRAEG; encoded by the coding sequence GTGGTCTTCAATCGGCGGATGATCGCCATCGCCCTCGCCTACGCCCTGGAGCAAACCGCCGCCCCCCGCGGACGGACGCTGTGGCTCTACGGCGAGCCTCTGCCCGACTACGCCCCCGCCGATGTCTACCATCCCCGGAAGAACTTCGCCGAGGCCCTGCAGAAGAAGGGCCATCGCGTCGTTTCCGACGTCGCCGAGATCGGGCGCGATTACGACGCGGTCTTCGTCACCTGCCCCCAGCAGCACGAGGAGGTCGAGGGACTGCTGGCCCTGGCGCTCGACCGGTCCCGGGGCTTCGTCATGGCGGTCGCCCCGAACGATGCGGGCGGCACCCGGCTGCGCGGCATGCTGGAGGCGTTCGGCGTCCCGGTGGAGAGCGTCGGCAAGAGCCATTGCCGGGTCGCCTGGACCGGCGCCGCGCCCGAGGCCGACCGGCAGAAGGTGGAGGCCGCGCAGCTCCATCTCGCGTTGCGCCCCCTCGTTCTCGGCGGGCGGGAATGGTGGACCGTGCCGGGGATTTTCGGCTGGGACCAGCTCGATCCCGGAAGCCGCTTGTTGATGGATCATCTTCCCGACGACATCTCGGGGCGAGTCGCCGACTTCGGTTGCGGCTTCGGTTACCTTTCGGCGCGGCTGGCGCGGGATCATCAGGGAATCCGCCAGATCGACGCCTTTGACATCGATCAGCGCGCCGTCACCTGCTGCGCCCGAAACAACGGGGAGAAGGTCAACGCCGTGTGGGACGACCTGCGGAGCCGGAAGGTGGAGGCGATCTATAATACGGTCGTGATGAACCCGCCATTCCATTCCGGGAAGGGAACCGACCTCGGCCTCGGCCAACTCTTCATCCAGAAAGCCTGGGAAAGCCTGCGCCCGCGCGGCCGCCTCTTCCTGGTCGCCAATCAACATCTGGCCTACGAGAAAGTGGTCCCGGGCCTGACCCTCGTGAAACTGGGCGGGGCGTATAAGATCCTGACGACTCGGGCGGAGGGCTAA
- a CDS encoding methyltransferase domain-containing protein, whose product MSSSPSPTDWQARYEAADTPWDKGVAAPPLVDYLARHPMSGSILVPGCGRGHEVRALAAAPGARVTGLDLAPTAVEQARGASAGMTERPCFLEGDFLHPMPAEWGGPFDWIVEHTCFCAILPSERPAYARATAALLRPGGKLFAIFYMTPGHDDGPPFGSAPEELDGLFSPVFRLLEEWVPTTAFPGREGRERVRILERQ is encoded by the coding sequence ATGAGTTCAAGCCCGAGTCCGACCGACTGGCAGGCGCGCTACGAGGCCGCCGACACGCCGTGGGACAAGGGCGTCGCCGCGCCCCCGCTCGTCGATTATCTGGCGCGGCATCCGATGTCGGGCTCGATCCTGGTGCCCGGCTGCGGGCGGGGGCACGAGGTCCGCGCCTTGGCCGCCGCGCCCGGGGCCCGGGTCACCGGGCTCGACCTCGCGCCGACGGCGGTCGAGCAGGCGCGGGGGGCCTCAGCGGGAATGACGGAGCGCCCCTGTTTCCTGGAGGGCGATTTCCTTCATCCGATGCCGGCAGAATGGGGCGGGCCGTTCGATTGGATCGTCGAGCATACGTGCTTTTGCGCCATCCTTCCCTCGGAGCGCCCCGCGTATGCGCGGGCGACGGCGGCGCTGCTGAGGCCGGGCGGCAAGCTGTTCGCGATTTTCTACATGACCCCCGGCCACGACGACGGGCCGCCCTTCGGAAGCGCCCCGGAGGAACTCGACGGGCTCTTCTCACCCGTTTTCCGCCTGCTTGAGGAATGGGTGCCGACGACGGCCTTCCCGGGGCGCGAGGGCCGGGAACGGGTCCGGATTCTCGAGCGGCAATGA
- a CDS encoding 4'-phosphopantetheinyl transferase superfamily protein → MGSLLPRQFSDRDPAPRPDLLTIANGEPLVWAVPLPTADVESVEVEEGTLSGAERERASAFADPAGRARYVVTRLALRRLLGGLLAIGPARIALGTAPGGKPILLSETERRIEFNYGHTDGLALIAVAEGLPIGIDVERAGRRRGDCKAIATRFFSNEERRFFEQLPDEATFLSLWTRKEAVLKALGTGLAGGLDTFSVVGEGRWLDEVECGGNFYRMRALAAPDGYEAALASRTERRR, encoded by the coding sequence GTGGGTTCTCTCCTTCCAAGACAATTTTCCGACCGAGATCCCGCCCCTCGTCCTGACCTCCTGACGATCGCCAACGGGGAGCCCCTCGTCTGGGCCGTTCCGCTGCCGACGGCCGACGTCGAGAGCGTCGAGGTGGAGGAGGGGACCCTTTCCGGCGCCGAGCGGGAGCGGGCGTCCGCCTTCGCCGATCCGGCGGGGCGCGCCCGCTACGTCGTCACCCGCCTCGCCCTCCGCCGCCTCCTCGGCGGCCTCCTCGCCATCGGCCCCGCCCGGATCGCCCTCGGGACGGCCCCCGGCGGCAAGCCGATCCTCCTCTCCGAGACCGAACGCCGCATCGAATTCAACTACGGCCACACCGACGGCCTCGCCCTCATCGCCGTCGCCGAGGGGCTCCCCATCGGCATCGACGTGGAGCGCGCCGGACGGCGGCGGGGCGATTGCAAGGCGATCGCCACCCGGTTTTTTTCCAACGAGGAACGCCGGTTCTTCGAGCAGCTCCCCGACGAGGCGACCTTCCTCTCCCTCTGGACCCGGAAGGAGGCGGTGCTGAAGGCACTCGGCACCGGCCTGGCCGGGGGGCTCGACACCTTCTCCGTCGTCGGCGAGGGGCGGTGGCTCGACGAGGTCGAATGCGGCGGGAACTTCTACCGGATGCGGGCCCTCGCCGCGCCCGACGGTTACGAGGCGGCGCTGGCGAGCCGCACGGAACGGAGGCGATGA